Within Candidatus Micrarchaeia archaeon, the genomic segment GCAGATAAAGGACACTCTTGTGAAAGCGAAGGCACTCCTGTCCAGGTACACAGGGAAGAAATAGGCTCATCCTATCTTTTCCACCACTTTCGTCTCGTTGTTCCCTGCAGTGAGCTTGTTTATCCTGTCGTAGAACTCTCCCTGCGCCCCTGAAGGGATTTCAACCAGCATTATGAGGCTTCCGTCCTTGGCCCACTCCTCCTTGACCATGCCCCAGCTCTTGAGCGCGCCGTAGGACTGGTGCGCGAACTGCGCCGGAATCTTCACCGCGACCCGCATCCTCTCGAACTTGAGCGGAATTATCGCCCGTATCTCCTTCAGAATGTCCGGCAACTGGTCCCGCGCGTCCCTGAACGGGTCCACGTGCACCTTCGCTTTTTCCAATGCCTCCTCAATCCTGCTCGCAGTGTGCGGCGCATTTGTTCTAGGATCAATAGTCTCGCGCACTAGTATGGAAACAATCTGCTTGTACTTTTCCTCCATCTTCTTCCTCTTCTGCTCTGTAGTAAGCTGTATGTTGCCCTTTTTGAGCATGATTTCCAGAATCTGCATTATGTCCGTAGTTCCGAAGGCCTTGTGGAGCGCCTCGCTCTTCGCCTTTTCAGCCTTCCTCGCGTCAAAATAAACCTCATCCACCACGAGTATGTTCCTCACGTCCGGCTTGCGCCCTTCCCTGTACATGTTCGCGAGCTCAGGGTCCACATAAACCTCAAAATTTACCCCGTTTACTTTCATATCAGCGATAATTGCCTTGTCGAGCGTAGTCATAAATATCACCAAAGTAGCTTACTGTGCAATTTCTTTAAATTTAATCAGTATGGCCTATTTTTTCCCTGCAACGTATATGTCCGCTTCAATCATAGTTCCGTTCCTGTAAAAATGGTGTGTGAAGTAGATGTTCCCTTCATCATCCAACGACGCTTCCCCTGCGAACTGGGAAATAATGAGTTCGGGCTCAGTCCAGCTTCCATTCACATTCCTGGAGCGGAGGACTGCCGGCGTTCCATTCACAGTCCTGGTGAGCCACAATTCCCCCCGGTCCTGGCTCAGGAACGGCCATCCTTCGTTTTCAGGGCTGTTCACAATCCCAACATTTTCCGGTTCGCCCCATTCCCCATTGACGTTCCTGCTGGCCCATATGTCCAGCATGCCTTTCCCCCCGCTCCTTGCGGAATGGAAATACATCTCACTCCCGCCGGAAGTTATGTGCATCTCCCCCATTTGATACTCCTTCATCAGTTTATCGCCCACGTATCGTATGTTCCTCCATTCTCCATTGGAAAATTGCGCAGTGAATAAATTCACTCCGCTGTAGCCTTCGCGCGCAGAGCAGAACCACATCATATTTCCCTGCACGAATCCGCATCCGTCCAGCGCGAGCTTCCCGGGCTCCTGAAGCACAACGCGCTCTGCCGTGCCCCAGCTTCCATCCGCCAGCTTTTTTGAGGCATAAATGCCCGTAACCCCGTCCAATAGCTGCTTCTCGGGAGGCACGCGCACGTCCGGGGTGAAAAAGAAATAGAGCGTGCTCCCGTCTGGAGTCGCGAACGCGGAATCCTCTGCGCCCGCAGTGTTCACCATCCCTGGAGCAGGAACCGGTGCTTCCCATTCATCCGAATGCATTATCGGGGGGTAAACATCCTCGCTAGGCATAACTTTCGCGATATCCAAGGGTATTTTGCTCTCGCGTGCGGGAAGAGGCTCGGTTGTGCTATTCCCGGATGAATCATCATTCGTATGATTCAAAGTTATATTCGAGGTGAAATTTGTTCCTTCTTTCGCCCCGCTTCCTGCGCATCCGCACAGTAAGAGCGCCGCAACCAACAGAATGACAATCGCACCACTGAAACCAGTCATAAATACCGCATCTAAGAAAACCCCATCCTTTAAAAACACTTCCCAGCATCATTTTTCCACAATCCGTTAGCACTACTCTTCGCGAGTAGGAGGAACGATTTACATGGACAAGAAAAAGCTCACAGAGGCCATCACCAAGGCTCTCGAAGAAAAAGGGAAAAGGAAATTCAAGCAGAGCCTCGAATTAATCCTGAACTTCAGGAGCATCGATTTCTCCAAGTCAGAGAACAGGCTCAACCTGGACATTGCGCTTCCCAAGGGAAAAGGAGCCAAGACCCCGAAAGTCGCGGTCGTAGGTGACGAAGGCATAACCGCCCAGGCGAAGAAGGCCGGCGCGGACCTGACGATACTTCCGAACGAGATTCCCGCCTACTCTGCGAAGGACAAGCTCTCCATGCTCGCAAACGAATATAGCATGCTCGCTCAGCCCAACCAGATGGCCACGATAGCTAAAAGCCTGGGGCAGTACTTGGGCCCGAGGGGGAAGCTCCCGAAGCCGATGGTGGGGAACGTGAAGGAGGCGATAGAGCGCGCCAAGAAGAGCGTGCGCATCGCATCCAAGGGCAAATACCTCCCCACGGCGCAGGCATTCGTGGGGACCGAGGAAATGCCCATGCAGGATCTCATAGAGAACGCCGAAGCGATTTACGAGGCGGTGAGGACCAAAATTCCAGAAGGGAACATAAAATCCACCTATGTTAAGCTCACGATGGGCAAGTCGGTCAAAATCTGATGTGATTCTTATGGTCAAGAACGCTAAAAAGGAAAAAACGCAGGGGGAAAAGAAGGAAAGGGTCGCGATTACGAAGAAAAAGCAGGCAGTGAGCGAAATTTCCGCGAAGACCAAGGAATACCCGACGCTCGCGGTTGTGACGCTGAGGAACCTGCCCGACGATTTGCTCCAGTCCTCGAGAAAGAAGCTCAGGGAAGCCGACGGGACGTGGGTGAAAGTTTCCAAGCTCGCGGTGCTGAAGCGCGTGCTCGATTCCGCAGGGCTCAAGGCCCAGGCGGACAAGATAAAGGACCCCTCGGTGCTGTTCCTCACCAAACACACTCCATACGAGCTCAACTCGTTCTTCAGGAAGAACAGGAAGAAAGTCGCCGCGAAGGCAGGCCAGATTTCCCCGTTTGAAATCGTGGTTCCGGCAGGGGACACGGATCTGCCTCCGGGCCCGGCGCTCTCCGAGCTCAAGTCCGCGGGCGCGGCCGTTCAGATAAAGGCAGGGAAAATAGCGATTACGAAGGATTCCACTTTAGCAAAGAAAGGCGAGACGATAACTAAGGCAAAGGCAAAGGCGCTCCAGATGCTCGGCGTACTCCCTTTTGAAGTGGGCGTGGAGCTAGTTTTCGCGTACGACGGAAAGTACATTTACGGCGCCGACGTGCTCAACATAGATTTGGATACCCTCAGGCCCGAAATACTCTCTTCGTTCAGGGACGCGCTCAACATGTCCATAAACGCCGCATATCCGACAGAGCAGAACATGGAAATACTGCTCAAGGACGCGTTCATACAGGGCAGCAACGTTTCCATAAACACAGGAATTTATTCTTCTAACTCGATGGAGCAGCTTCTCACCCTTGCCGTGAGGCAAGGTGTGGCCGTGTCGGGTTTGAACAAATGATGAAAAG encodes:
- a CDS encoding ribosome assembly factor SBDS, whose protein sequence is MTTLDKAIIADMKVNGVNFEVYVDPELANMYREGRKPDVRNILVVDEVYFDARKAEKAKSEALHKAFGTTDIMQILEIMLKKGNIQLTTEQKRKKMEEKYKQIVSILVRETIDPRTNAPHTASRIEEALEKAKVHVDPFRDARDQLPDILKEIRAIIPLKFERMRVAVKIPAQFAHQSYGALKSWGMVKEEWAKDGSLIMLVEIPSGAQGEFYDRINKLTAGNNETKVVEKIG
- the rpl1P gene encoding 50S ribosomal protein L1 (in Escherichia coli and Methanococcus, this protein autoregulates expression; the binding site in the mRNA mimics the binding site in the 23S rRNA), with translation MDKKKLTEAITKALEEKGKRKFKQSLELILNFRSIDFSKSENRLNLDIALPKGKGAKTPKVAVVGDEGITAQAKKAGADLTILPNEIPAYSAKDKLSMLANEYSMLAQPNQMATIAKSLGQYLGPRGKLPKPMVGNVKEAIERAKKSVRIASKGKYLPTAQAFVGTEEMPMQDLIENAEAIYEAVRTKIPEGNIKSTYVKLTMGKSVKI
- the rplJ gene encoding 50S ribosomal protein L10; protein product: MVKNAKKEKTQGEKKERVAITKKKQAVSEISAKTKEYPTLAVVTLRNLPDDLLQSSRKKLREADGTWVKVSKLAVLKRVLDSAGLKAQADKIKDPSVLFLTKHTPYELNSFFRKNRKKVAAKAGQISPFEIVVPAGDTDLPPGPALSELKSAGAAVQIKAGKIAITKDSTLAKKGETITKAKAKALQMLGVLPFEVGVELVFAYDGKYIYGADVLNIDLDTLRPEILSSFRDALNMSINAAYPTEQNMEILLKDAFIQGSNVSINTGIYSSNSMEQLLTLAVRQGVAVSGLNK